TGGGAAAACAAATCCCTGATAGGAGAAGCCGCGCCGCTTGCCCGAAAAGGCCGGATGATTTTCGACTATCGCTTCATCCACAAAGGGCACCGAAATTTGGTAGTGCCTGCCCGTAGGCGCATACTGGATTTGCAGCGGATCAAAGCAGCGCAGACTGCGAGCGTGGACCACCGGCAGGTGATAGCACTCGAGATAGTTCTCGATGGGAAACTTCCAGTTCGCTGGCTCCTCATAAAACCAGCGATCGATCTCTTCGAGATCTTCCCAAGGCTGCTCATACTGCTCCAGAAACGCCGGAAATTCTGCTAGATGACTTTTGAGATCTTCTCCTTCCGGTTCAGCGCTCGCAAAAATAAAGCCGCCCCACGTCTCTACGCGCCCCGCCACCAAGTTGACGTCTGACTTGGAGAGGCCGGGGAAGTGCTCAGCCCTGGGCAGTCCCCGCAGACGGCCCTCGCGATCGAAGTTCCAGCCGTGGTAGGGACAGCGAATCCGGTTGCAGTGGCCCTGGCCCTCCATCATCTTGGCCCCCCGATGGGGACAGGCATTATGAAAAATGCGCAGATCGCCAGCATCATTTCTCACGATCACCATGGGCTGATCTCCCAAAGTGCAGGTGAGATAGTCACCGGGTGCCGGGAGATCCGACGCTCGCCCGACCATTTGCCAAGCTTTTTGCCACAGCGATCGCCGCTCTAGCTCAAAGATTTCTTCACTGTAATAGTAGAAAGGCGGCAGACCAGGGCTGGCATGGGAAGAGAGACTTTCGGGGGTCAAAGGCTGGGAGAAAGAAGCGCTCATAGCAATGGTATGGTTGGGGACTCAAGGGCAATCAATCTAGAAAGGGCTTGGTGAGATGCCCAAACCCGATCGCGTCGTCACATTCCGTTGCTCATCATGATAGGCCTTAAGCCGCGATCGCCCCGTCTAGGGCCGGATACAGCATTGCCTCGATCGCCAAACCTTTCCACCAAATCTCCATCACCTCCAGCACCATATAAAATCCCGCCTCAAACTCTGGTAGATCCTCCGGCTGGAGATAGTGGGCGATCGCGTTTCGCAAATCCGCTTCGTGCTCAGGCTCCCACTCGTTGAGATGCATCGTGAAGAAATGATCTAGAGTCGGCGGCATCTCCTTTTGCAGCAAGTACCGAATCATTTTTTGGACAATCAGCAGCTCTGGAATCGAGCTCGCCTCGATGGCGTAGGAAGC
This genomic stretch from Geitlerinema sp. PCC 7407 harbors:
- a CDS encoding aromatic ring-hydroxylating dioxygenase subunit alpha → MSASFSQPLTPESLSSHASPGLPPFYYYSEEIFELERRSLWQKAWQMVGRASDLPAPGDYLTCTLGDQPMVIVRNDAGDLRIFHNACPHRGAKMMEGQGHCNRIRCPYHGWNFDREGRLRGLPRAEHFPGLSKSDVNLVAGRVETWGGFIFASAEPEGEDLKSHLAEFPAFLEQYEQPWEDLEEIDRWFYEEPANWKFPIENYLECYHLPVVHARSLRCFDPLQIQYAPTGRHYQISVPFVDEAIVENHPAFSGKRRGFSYQGFVFPNWMVNTAKDKVSVFRLTPLTPTTTRFEVILYQTPAQKALYPYDREAFRPEFDHMLNEDFGAVRSLQQGVRSRGYKVTQYAETLEYGITHFHRSLAEFYSL